A region of the Apium graveolens cultivar Ventura chromosome 6, ASM990537v1, whole genome shotgun sequence genome:
ttatatattctCGTAATTTGGATATCAAATGACTTGTGTGGAAGTGGAATGCTAACTTAGCAATGGTGAGACCGAGACACTACTAGCAGTTGAACTTAGCAATGGTGAGACTGAGACAGTACTAGCAGTTGATCACGTAAAATGTTTCTTCTCAGACCAAACCTCTACTTTAAATCATTACACTTTTCATCCTTAACAACACCAACCACAAAACCATCTTCAAACTGGAGAACACAAATCAAACAAACCCACCTCGTTTCTCAAATCTCCTCTATTCTCTTACAAAGAACCAACTGGCCCCACCTTCTCATTTCCTTAAATCTTTCCACAAAACTGACCCCACATCTCTTCCTTCAAATCCTCCACAAAACCCAATCAAACCCACAAGTCTCCCTCTATTTCTTTAATTGGGCCAAGAATAATCTAGGGTTTCAAGCTGATTTAAGAGTTGAATGCAAATTAGCCCAGACATTGATTCGGTTCGGGTTGTCTCAACCCGCAAGACCCATTTTGGATTCATTAATTCAAGCTCACCCACCTACTCAAATTGTGGATTCATTGGTTGTATCATGTACAGGTACTGATTGTCACTCTGTTGTGCTTAGTTCTGTTGTTGATTGTTATTCGAAAAATGGGTTGTTTTTAGAAGCCTTAGAAGTTTTGCGAAAAGTTAAAGATTTTGGGTATGTTGTTTCGGATTATAGTTGTAATGGGTTGCTCAATTTGTTACAAGAAAGTAATGAGATTGGATTGTTTTGGTGTTTTTATGCCTCTATGTTGCGTAATGGGGTTTTAGTTAGTCAGTTTACGTGGTCTGTAGTTGCGCGGTGTCTGTCGAAGGATGGGAATTTTGAGAAAATTGGACAAGTTATCGATATGGGTGTTTGTAATTCTTTGATGTATAATTTGGTAATAGAAGGTTATAGTAGACGTGGGGATTTTGGAGCTTCTAGTCATCGCCTTAGTGAGATGGTTGATAAAAAACTTGAGCCAGGTTTTGGTACATACAGCTCAATTCTTGATGGGGCTTGTCAACATAAATATGTTGAGATGATTGAAGTTATAATAGATTCTATGGTGAAAAATGGATACATTCCAAAACTTCCTCTATCGGAATATGATTCTGTAATTCAGAAACTTTCTAATGCGGGGAAAACATATGCAGCAGAGTTGTTTTTCGATAGAGCTTCTGATGAAAAGGTTAAGTTAAATGATGTTACATATGAGTGCATGTTAAGGGCATTTTCCAGAGAAGGCAGAGTTAAGGACGCTATTATGATACATGACAAGATGTTGGAAAGGGGGACTGTTGCAAATTGTAGCTGTTATACGTTATTTTTGAATGTTCTTTGCAAGGAAGATCCAACGGAGAAAATTAGTGAACTTTTGAAAGACATCATTGAAAGAGGTTTTTTCCCTAGTTTATCAGAACTGTCTAAATACATCATTTCTCAATGTAAAAATCGACGATGGAGAGAAGCAGAGGACCTTTTAACTAGAATTTTGGAAAAAGGATACGTGCCAGATCCGTTTTGTTCTTCCTCTTTGATTAAGCATTATTGCTCTAGCAGACAGATTGATTCAGCTATTGATTTACATCATAGGTTGGAACATTTAAAAGGTACCTTGGATACAAATGCATATAATGTCCTTGTTAGGGTGCTCTTGAAAGAAATGAGAGTTGAAGAAGCACTTAAAATATTTGATTACATGAGAACTCATAATTTGCTGAATGGGGAGAGTTTTTCTACTATGATTAGTGGACTCTGCCTTGAAAATAACTTGAAAAAAGCCATGAAACTTCACGACGAAATGTTGAAGATGGGACTCAAACCTGATTTGAAAAATTACAAGCGTTTGATATCTAGTTTCAGATAGATGAATGTCAATTATTTTTGCAATTTACCCAAGTCTCTGGAGTCATCATTCTAAATATTTAAGACTTCAATGCCTCTGATGGTCAGAGTTTTGCAGTGGTACTGGCGTTACTTTCTTTCCCGTAGCACATATAATGAGAGGTCCATTTTTTAACCCTTGTCTCTATAGAATCTCCAAATATTGACCACCCGCATTCAAAATTTCACATCTCATTCATTTGTATTGGAATTTTGAAAAAGTTGGTCTTACTTGCGGTATTGTACAGTAAACTTCTCTGCAGTTTATTGTTAGAATAGTGGAACATTTTCACTTTGCAAGTTTAGTTGCGTCATGCGTGACATCTTTTTGAGCAACCAAGTGTTAAGTCGATGTTTATTGCTGTAGCTAAACTTCTGGACTAGGTGATCAATGATTTTTCCAAGCAGATTATCGAATACCCGTcctatatatatgttgatgactTGATGTTTTAGTAACTGGTAAAAACTTCTTGTCACCCCCAACTGTGTCAGAAGAGCAGGCCTTGTTTGGTTATTAGGGGCAGTGTTTCTGTATTTTCTTAGTGTTTCCGGGGAAGTGAATAATCATAATTAGGAAAATGCCTATGTTTGCGTGATGTTAGTGCCATAATTATTCAATCTCAAATTGGATAGAGCTTAATTTGCTGTAAGCTTTTGCGAGCCTGTGACCATAATATGAAAAAGTTGTACATGACATCTTGTCAATATATTTGGgcagttttatttatttattttcatcTTTTGGAAGGCAGGAAAGGTTTTTTCCCTACTTAGTACTACACACACATTTCTCCATTAAGACCTGAATTCTTAACCTTCCAAAGGTGTGATATTGCTGGAGTGCTTCCCCTTTAGTTAGGCAGAGTATTTGATTCTATTTTACAGGCAAATTTAGTTGTTTCCTGTATTACTCATTTTATTTTGCCTGTTGCCAGTACTATGTTCAGATTTGTTCAGATCTTATATGCCAAGTCAATCATATTTGGAAATGACGTGCATCAGAAATCTGAACATCAAATTGAAGATTGTAAAATTTATGGGCTTGTTTCTATCCTTGTCACGAGGTCAATGTTGtatttttattcttttatttGTAGGAGTTGTTTGTGCCCTGAAATGCAATCTTTGGTCTTATCTACAGAGCACAGTTGTACACAAGGCAACAGCTATGGTAATATCTTATCGAAGACATTAAATTACCTTGGGGGGCCTATAGATTGTTGATGGAAGGACGATTGGAAATAAGCAATGGAAATAAAAGGAAATGCTACTGGTAACGATCTGGAATCCTTGGGGTATGAGTTACTTGGTTAATGAGAATGAGTTTCTCATTTCAACCATTTAAATCTGTTAACCCAACACTAACAAAATAAAAGTAAGATTTTGATTTTTGTTATCTATCTGGGTTGTAATACCATATACCAAACGCCCCTCAATCGCTTGCGCAGGTAATATAATTCTATTCATCGTGCTTTGCATAAATGTAATTGGCAATATAAACACAACAGACAAGTATAGCTCAGTTTAAAACGATTGAGGAATCTATCTTAGTGGTTGTAGACTTGTAGTGCTTGCAATTTTGTTGTTGTGTATATGCTTCAAGTGCTAAAAGGATGTAGATAATGAATTAAATATTCATCCAATCGTTGTTAGTATTATTTCCCATTCGTACTTTGTCTATCAAATTCTAATAGTAGAGATTTATGAACTTCGTAGGTTCTGTATATTTGCAGCTAATTACTGAAGTTCTAGGCACGGTAGATTAATGCTGTTCTGGGTTGTAAACAATAGGTTTTCTTTTTAGATGATAGTTGCAGCTAATTACTGAAGTTCTAGGCACCGTAGATTTATGTCTTTTTAGATGATAGTTGCAGCTAATTACTGAAGTTCTAGGCACTGTAGATTTATGTCGTTCTGGGTTGTAAACAAAGTACTGTTAGGCTGAAATCTTTTTTCTTTGTTGCTGAGTGTAGCTTCTTCTTTTCCCTTGTGTAAGTGCAACTGAAGGCATTGAACTTGATCATTTAAAACCCCAAATGTGGTTTATCTTCGATTTTACCTAGATAATTATGTCAGCTGGGAGTGCAATTGATCAGGGAGAGAGATACAGAAAGGCTTTGTTTGTACGGCTACATGCAACTTTGAACTGCTTTGCTTTTTTAGTAATTACTTGTGCAGTAGAGTTCTAGGTCCAATTAGAGGTTGCTTCCTTTGTAAATGACTAGAAAGATTGGTTTATTACTGGACCAAGTTTTTTGATATTACTGACAACAGAGCCAAAACTTTTGCTTTTTCCTGACTCAAAATCTTTATTCTTCTAGACAGATACATACTGTATTTGTTAAACGCTTGAGGttgtttacagaaaaataaaAGTGCTTTTGATGACCGAAAGCGTTTGTAGATGTGGTTCAATCCATGCAGCATGCCTGCGTAGTTATGCAGCAAAAGAAGATTCCCTTGCATATATTCTAATCATctttctccttttcttgctccttgtTCTATGACTTCAACTTGTATATATACACTTTCTTTTACAACAATTCCCACTTCTCCTACTGCCGTGCTAGATCAGGAAGAGATTTTACTTGCACACGAATTATACACACACATTGTAGGGGGAGGAGGGGTAAGGGAGAGATGGAAGAACACGTTGAAACAGTAGGGAAGGCCTTTGTGGATCACTACTACCATCTATTTGACAATGATAGGCCCTCTCTATCTTCCCTATACCAACCTATGTCCATGCTGAGTTTTGAAGGTCAGAGATTAGAGGGGATTGACAATATATGTAACAAGATTAATCAGTTGTCGATCGGCCAATGCCGCCACGCAATTAGCACCATTGATACTCAGCCTTCCTCTTTTCCGGGAGGCATCATGGTCTTTGTTAGTGGCAGCCTAATATTGCCGGGACAAGACCACCCCCTACGATTTAGTCAGGTATTTTTCATCTCCCGCACTCAAAATGAGTTGACATGCTCTGTAAATAGGGTGACGTTAGAAGTTAAAGAGTAGCTTTGAGTAAagactaaaataatagaaaatGAAAATTGGATTGGTTTTTACATATTTTTTCCAGAATTAGTGGAAATTGGGTATGGGATGGAAAAAAGTAAAACATCTAAGAATATGCATTAATTGTAAAACATTACTTGTGTTTCGACCGCAAGGGTGCGTATGGGATGAAGAAAAGTAGAACTTTTAAGAATATGTATGAATAGTAAAACATTACTCTCTTTTTTCTCtgtaatatattttaattattttccaTGGAGGTGGTAAAGTGGACCAGTTCTGCAGAAATGCTACATACTCTACTTCTAAATTATGTTAAAGAGGACCAGCACTATCTGATGCCTTTTTTATATGCAGTTGGTTTACCCCATAGCTTTTACTTGATTGAAATTTGGAAGTCTATACATTGTATATATTTTCTTTGATTTTGGTAATTATTTAAAATTGCTTATTTTCGGATGTCCAATGATTGTAAAAAAATTATGATGCAGATGTTTCACTTGATCCCAGCTGCGGAAGAGAAATTTTTCATCCAAAATGACATATTTCGCCTTAATTATGGATAGACCAGGTTTGCCACTTCAAATAAAGGCTTTATGGAGAGGAGAAATTGATTGATGTTCTTCATTAATATGCTAGTATAAAATAATTTCTTAAGAATGTTGAGGAAATCGGTATAAAAATTATTAGAGGTACCAAATTGGTACTACAATTATATACTGTATCACTCAATACTTTGTTATTTCCATTGTTACTGTTAGGTTGTACAAGCCAGCCAAGGTTGACTCCTGAGCTGATTGATCATTTCTTAAATAAACTTGCACAACATAAACAAATTTAGACAGGGTACTCTTTTTGTTAGCATAGTGGTAAAATGAAGAAAAAGGTGTTACCTAATCCAAGAGAAAAGTGACTTTGCACATCAATCAATATTATAGTTTGCAGATTGATTACTACTAATGATTGTCTTTCAATATTTGTTCCCAAAAAAACTAATTGGGGTGATACCTGATAGGCTGATGATAACCTCCTGTTTTGTTATGCATTTCCTCAATAAACACAATCTAAATGTTCCGTGCATTTATAGTTATAATCATACTATTCGCAACAGTCTCATGATAGTACTGGCAATTGGCAAAGTATGTTAAAAATATTCAAAGAAAGGGAGCCATACAACACAGTACTCGTCTCGTGGTGTTTGTGTATAATTGTATATTGTATTGTTCCTCCAGGCTCCAGCTAAAAAGTGAGTAGCTAGtatctattatttttcttttcttttcatatAAGGAATTGAAAACATTATTATTGTATACTCAGGGAGTCTGGGGAAGTAGGTTCGCAAGTAGTTACGGTTTGAAAAAACTAAACTAAAATACAACCAAAAAGCAAAACCCAGTGCAATATACATGATGAAGATGAAAGTTATTAAGAGAAATGTAGGTATACAAAGGTCTACCAATATACATGAAATGTGTAGTGTATTAAAAGTTAGTATTTCAAGATCTCCAGTAGTGGACAACTTCTAATTCAGgaaatgcaaatctgattgtgTGTTGTCTGATGAGCCTCGTAAACTTGATCAAACGTGGAGACAACTATTAAGGACTTTACCTTGAATAATTCTTTTATCATTAGCTGGGACTTGGGAGGCTTGTCAAGGGAATTGCATCATTCAATATTTCGTATTAAAAAATGATACTACATGAATAATATAGATGGGGGACACACTGAATCCTACCTACAAAATCTACGTGCTTGAAAATTATCAGTACGGGTTATGTGATCATTTCAATATGACGTGATGAATTTAATTAATCCAAATGACAGATAAGTTAATTAAGTCATGGTCGATTAAAGTAGAGAGTATTCAACTCGTCATCCTATCCGAATTCCCAACAATGTATATAGCTGTTGCAGAATGTTCCCACCATAAAACACACAAGCATTCTTATTTCTTTATATAAGAAtcatatatttaaataaattttattcTTGAAATTGTTACAACCACATTTCTAATGGTGCAAAAATGTCTCTCGTCTGTCTTGCAACAAAGAGAATGCGAGGGATTGACCTCATCCATTTTAAGTGTGAAAATCAATTAATTTAGAATAATAAATTTGAGAATACAAGTGCTTAAAATTGTGTATATAAATGTTACCGCCGTTTTTCTCTTGTTTCAGGCGTGTATATATATAACCAAACCTTAATATTTATTGTTCGTCCATTATGCAGAGACCCATACTAAAAGTCTATCTAGCTTTTAGGCTCCACCTAGGCCCATACAGGAAGGTTTATCTGCCTACTCCCCTTTAAGCCCATTCTAGGGTAACCTACGTGCAGGGACTGAACCAGTAATCTAACATGGGGACCAAATTGATAAAAGTATAAAATATACTGGTCTATTTGAGATGCGCCCCTTTCTTTGATTAAATAAAATGAATCAATGATATCGTCAATAAAAATGGTCATATTTACTGATGAGATTTAAATGGAGAGAAGAGATAAAGAGGTGAAATTAGGGATTGTAAATACGTTTCCGTTATGGATTTTTGGGGTTCAAAGCaggtttttgtttttgatacTTAATCACTATGTTTTTTTTGTCTTAAATTGTACTatcttgtgacgccctcaatctcagGATTAGGAAATtaggacccacacaccattaacTAATATAATAACAGCGGATATAATAAACGTCGATAAACACTAATAAgatctaaacaggattaagtatgagacaagattacaactaccagccagaataaatatattacaacccaaaataataataaatccAAATTTATTCGATTCCAacatggaaccgacagataactcATTGTATCTTATCCAATTTATACAATCTTTCCAATTCATACGCTTGCTCACACACACATAGTTACCTGCTCTGGCATCGGGAAAcctacaacacggtagggaccgCCAGGAATGTTCTGgcgagcagtgcgcctaagtctggccatcttctttcttaatTGCCATAATTAGCAGATTATATGAGCAAagaagctcagcaagtaactatataaacaaTTCTATAATGCAGAACAATATTAATATCAACATacgaggcattctactttaaatatctaggtggcagatttttGTCTCTGGCTATGAAAGGATTATGAAGAAGGATTTGGGTTTTCAGGAATCAAGGCTCAGGTTAGGGTGAAAACCGACATTCATCTCAAATCATTAGCAGGACTTCAAAGTGTTTCTCAACAGAAGGAAACAATCAATCAAACTTTGAATCTTATCATCAACGTAAAGTGACAGGGTTCACAACATTACAATCAAAATGAAGACTCGGGTTGTTCCACTTCATTTCATTTCATTTTTTAAAGAATAAGGAGCAACTGCTCAAAGTATATAAACATTTTCATATTTATAGAATATAagagaacccttgattggaatatccatctttaaattataatacgggtgatcagcccgtaccgacctccatctggtcgttatggTACCTATGACATTATAACCTTATATtagactagccccgctagcctcttatgtgactggactagttccactagcctcttacgtctctatccaatccatcaggaattcatttgaaAAACCTTGTATTGGAAAATGGAAAAGTGTTCACTAAATTTATTTTagcattaccaagaatatgaaatcattcggacttattcaagtcgaaaatcattcttaaatTCAATTCAATATTTTAAGGAAAATGAACAGATCAAGCATAAACAATGATCAATACCAAGGAACTGGATCAAGCGTAAACAGGGATCAATACCAAGGAACCAGATCAAGCGTAAACAGGGATCAATACCAAGGAACCGGATCAAGCGTAAACAGGGATCAATACCAAGGAACCGGATCAAATGATAAACAGGGTTAACTAGTTCCAATTCAAGAGAGTTTCAACAATCAATTCATGATAGGGTTCACAGGTCAATGAAGAATTTAAATTGATCAAGACATTAATAAGGAAGAATGTAAAAGTTCTTGTAGGGTTTACGGTATCATaagataacaaaggaaacaataCGATATTCAGGGTACGAATCAACAGGGTTACTACAAAGGATCGAACAGGGACTAATATCAATTTGTCAAAAAGACAATATCAGGGTTTCTCAG
Encoded here:
- the LOC141664286 gene encoding pentatricopeptide repeat-containing protein At4g21170-like isoform X2 yields the protein MFLLRPNLYFKSLHFSSLTTPTTKPSSNWRTQIKQTHLVSQISSILLQRTNWPHLLISLNLSTKLTPHLFLQILHKTQSNPQVSLYFFNWAKNNLGFQADLRVECKLAQTLIRFGLSQPARPILDSLIQAHPPTQIVDSLVVSCTGTDCHSVVLSSVVDCYSKNGLFLEALEVLRKVKDFGYVVSDYSCNGLLNLLQESNEIGLFWCFYASMLRNGVLVSQFTWSVVARCLSKDGNFEKIGQVIDMGVCNSLMYNLVIEGYSRRGDFGASSHRLSEMVDKKLEPGFGTYSSILDGACQHKYVEMIEVIIDSMVKNGYIPKLPLSEYDSVIQKLSNAGKTYAAELFFDRASDEKVKLNDVTYECMLRAFSREGRVKDAIMIHDKMLERGTVANCSCYTLFLNVLCKEDPTEKISELLKDIIERGFFPSLSELSKYIISQCKNRRWREAEDLLTRILEKGYVPDPFCSSSLIKHYCSSRQIDSAIDLHHRLEHLKEHSCTQGNSYGNILSKTLNYLGGPIDC
- the LOC141664286 gene encoding pentatricopeptide repeat-containing protein At4g21170-like isoform X1; translated protein: MFLLRPNLYFKSLHFSSLTTPTTKPSSNWRTQIKQTHLVSQISSILLQRTNWPHLLISLNLSTKLTPHLFLQILHKTQSNPQVSLYFFNWAKNNLGFQADLRVECKLAQTLIRFGLSQPARPILDSLIQAHPPTQIVDSLVVSCTGTDCHSVVLSSVVDCYSKNGLFLEALEVLRKVKDFGYVVSDYSCNGLLNLLQESNEIGLFWCFYASMLRNGVLVSQFTWSVVARCLSKDGNFEKIGQVIDMGVCNSLMYNLVIEGYSRRGDFGASSHRLSEMVDKKLEPGFGTYSSILDGACQHKYVEMIEVIIDSMVKNGYIPKLPLSEYDSVIQKLSNAGKTYAAELFFDRASDEKVKLNDVTYECMLRAFSREGRVKDAIMIHDKMLERGTVANCSCYTLFLNVLCKEDPTEKISELLKDIIERGFFPSLSELSKYIISQCKNRRWREAEDLLTRILEKGYVPDPFCSSSLIKHYCSSRQIDSAIDLHHRLEHLKVLCSDLFRSYMPSQSYLEMTCIRNLNIKLKIVKFMGLFLSLSREHSCTQGNSYGNILSKTLNYLGGPIDC
- the LOC141664911 gene encoding nuclear transport factor 2A-like gives rise to the protein MEEHVETVGKAFVDHYYHLFDNDRPSLSSLYQPMSMLSFEGQRLEGIDNICNKINQLSIGQCRHAISTIDTQPSSFPGGIMVFVSGSLILPGQDHPLRFSQVVRRKTDLAEFLLVPTRSHDWHRHYISSEEKRETRYEDAAYAEELSDLNICKSTLKKGDHS